In Raphanus sativus cultivar WK10039 chromosome 5, ASM80110v3, whole genome shotgun sequence, the following proteins share a genomic window:
- the LOC108857372 gene encoding homeobox protein HAT3.1 — MERGNRRRRTRSSGSAVDQTNGGGEVTPKAESLPHMNDLKESTNEEKQPTTAPVTVKKSSGTKFSGSHRELVLGLPCRGQFEIKRSSKKLGGNGGKKNVVMVSSHKRAQRSKEAATAVSSVNGSKKRKEYINKVEVREEDEYTRIKKKLRYFLNRISYEQSLIDAYSLEGWKGSSAEKLRPEKELERAKKEILRRKVKIRELTQHLDTLCAQGNIPESLFNSDGEISYEDIFCSKCGSKELHVDNDIILCDGFCDRGFHQYCVEPPLRKEDIPPDDESWLCPGCACKDYSFDLLNDSLGTKLSVSDSWEKVFPEAAAAMAGGGSQNLDCDLPSDDSEDEEYDPDGLNDNEGDGDGSDDDSDDDESENEDGSSDESASDVMIGSFKDAKDIMNLPSDDSEDDDYDPDAPTLDEEDKMQESSNSDDSDSEDVETSSKGDESDHQDKVTPRGKLGRKKAQLSDVSISETDAGIGDDVPGRRKVERLDYKKLYDEEYENVPTSSSDDEDWDKIAGKEDFESADEGDTVPLEQPSKAEDHTPAQKPTQKTKREYKKATLTAPQETPPRENGCCSVVKNSSASSKQTNPKTQRLFESFHENRYPDVTTRENLAKELQMTVKQVDNWFRNTRFSTSKTMSSKEDVAGSSKQAMETEPIAENKNGASESTSTGSRKRRRR; from the exons ATGGAAAGAGGTAATAGAAGGAGGAGAACGAGGAGTAGTGGATCTGCTGTGGACCAGACTAACGGAGGAGGAGAGGTTACTCCAAAGGCAGAGAGTTTGCCTCACATGAATGATCTAAAGGAGTCCACTAATGAAGAGAAACAACCAACAACAGCCCCTGTAACCGTAAAGAAGAGTTCTGGTACAAAATTCTCAGGTTCCCATCGTGAACTTGTCCTTGGTCTTCCTTGCCGTGGACAATTCGAGATCAAACGTAGTTCCAAGAAGCTAGGAGGTAACGGTGGTAAAAAGAATGTTGTGATGGTTTCAAGTCACAAGAGAGCTCAGAGATCTAAAGAAGCGGCTACTGCCGTATCATCTGTAAATGGATCAAAGAAAAGGAAGGAGTATATTAACAAAGTAGAAGTTAGAGAAGAGGATGAGTACACAAGAATCAAGAAGAAACTTCGGTACTTCCTTAACCGGATTAGCTACGAGCAAAGCCTCATTGACGCTTATTCTTTAGAAGGTTGGAAAGGTTCAAG CGCGGAAAAGCTAAGGCCAGAGAAAGAGCTTGAACGAGCCAAGAAGGAGATTCTACGACGCAAGGTTAAGATCAGAGAGCTTACTCAGCATCTGGACACACTCTGCGCCCAAGGAAACATTCCAGAGTCTTTATTTAACTCTGACGGAGAGATTTCTTATGAGGAT atattcTGTTCAAAATGTGGTTCAAAAGAGTTGCATGTTGATAATGATATCATACTATGCGATGGGTTTTGTGACCGAGGCTTTCACCAGTACTGTGTTGAACCACCTTTGCGGAAAGAAGACA ttccTCCGGATGATGAGAGTTGGTTATGCCCCGGATGTGCTTGCAAAGATTACAGCTTCGACTTGCTTAATGATTCTTTAGGGACAAAGCTTTCGGTTAGCGACAGTTGGGAG AAAGTATTTCCTGAGGCAGCAGCAGCAATGGCTGGTGGTGGAAGTCAAAACCTGGATTGTGATCTTCCTTCAGATGATTCCGAGGATGAAGAGTATGATCCTGATGGTTTGAATGATAACGAAGGTGATGGAGATGGCAGTGATGATgacagtgatgatgatgagtctGAAAACGAAGACGGAAGTTCAGATGAATCTGCATCTGACGTAATGATTGGATCATTTAAAGATGCAAAAGATATAATGAACCTTCCTTCTGATGATTCTGAGGATGATGACTATGATCCTGATGCCCCTACTcttgatgaagaagataaaATGCAAGAAAGTTCAAATTCAGACGATTCAGACTCCGAGGATGTGGAGACTTCCTCCAAAGGCGATGAGTCTGATCATCAAGACAAAGTTACCCCACGTGGGAAGCTAGGGAGAAAGAAAGCACAGCTCTCAGATGTTTCCATCTCAGAGACAGATGCTGGGATTGGTGATGATGTTCCGGGGAGGAGGAAGGTTGAAAGGCTGGACTACAAAAAGCTCTATGAC GAGGAATATGAGAACGTTCCGACTTCATCAAGTGATGATGAGGATTGGGATAAAATTGCTGGAAAAGAAGATTTCGAGTCAGCAGATGAAGGAGACACTGTGCCTCTGGAACAGCCTTCCAAAGCAGAAGATCATACTCCTGCTCAAAAACCTACACAGAAAACGAAAAGAGAATATAAAAAGGCTACTTTGACAGCGCCACAAGAAACACCACCCAGAGAAAATGGTTGCTGCTCTGTTGTAAAAAACAGCTCTGCATCATCTAAACAGACAAATCCCAAAACTCAG AGATTATTCGAATCTTTTCATGAGAATAGATATCCAGACGTTACCACAAGGGAGAACTTAGCCAAAGAGCTACAGATGACAGTTAAACAA GTTGATAACTGGTTTAGGAATACACGTTTTTCAACAAGCAAAACAATGTCTTCTAAGGAAGATGTTGCTGGAAGTAGCAAACAAGCCATGGAAACCGAACCAATCGCAGAGAATAAGAATGGAGCATCGGAGTCGACTAGTACTGGATcaagaaaaagaaggagaagGTAG